From Zingiber officinale cultivar Zhangliang chromosome 5B, Zo_v1.1, whole genome shotgun sequence, the proteins below share one genomic window:
- the LOC121986945 gene encoding GDSL esterase/lipase ACHE-like, translating into MAPSCGGLSVAFGAAPPPYDESFFGKPVGRYCDVCLLVDFIGTFIHISQSQLQQHDSLPPSHLENHNIIAANSLCLPFLSAYLNSVGTNFSHGANFATAGSMIRQPYATLSQSSFSPNSIDVQTWEFSQFKSRSQALIQQGLFKDQLPKEKYFSQALYTIDIGQNDLTESYFRNWTTDEVKSVIPDILDKFVLAIKSIYWEGGRHGGKYNYNINIGCGSTVTKNGKEIMVGKACQNPSKRIIWNGVHYTDAVNKWIFQQIMDGKFSDSPVPLRLACKVKA; encoded by the exons ATGGCTCCTAGCTGCGGTGGGTTATCAGTCGCCTTTGGGGCGGCCCCGCCACCCTACGACGAGTCCTTCTTTGGCAAGCCGGTCGGTCGGTACTGCGACGTCTGCCTCCTCGTCGATTTCATTGGTACTTTTATTCATATATCTCAATCTCAATTACAGCAACATGATAGTCTTCCACCATCTCACCTGGAAAACCATAATATTATTGCAGCTAATAGCCTATGCCTCCCGTTCCTTAGCGCCTACCTCAACTCTGTCGGCACCAACTTCTCTCACGGTGCGAACTTCGCCACAGCTGGGTCCATGATCAGACAGCCTTACGCCACACTGAGCCAGTCTAGCTTCAGCCCCAACTCCATAGACGTCCAGACTTGGGAGTTCTCCCAATTCAAGTCTCGCTCCCAAGCACTCATCCAGCAAG GATTGTTTAAGGATCAACTGCCGAAGGAAAAGTACTTCTCACAAGCCCTATACACAATCGACATCGGCCAAAATGACCTCACAGAGAGTTACTTCAGAAACTGGACCACTGACGAAGTCAAATCTGTCATTCCTGATATCTTGGATAAGTTTGTTCTTGCCATTAAG AGCATTTACTGGGAGGGTGGAAG GCATGGTGGAAAGTACAACTACAATATAAATATCGGATGTGGATCAACAGTAACAAAAAATGGAAAAGAGATCATGGTTGGGAAGGCATGTCAGAATCCATCGAAGAGGATCATTTGGAATGGAGTTCACTACACTGACGCTGTTAACAAATGGATCTTTCAACAAATTATGGATGGAAAATTCTCAGATTCACCAGTTCCTCTACGGTTGGCTTGCAAAGTGAAAGCATAA